In Chryseobacterium camelliae, one DNA window encodes the following:
- a CDS encoding T9SS type A sorting domain-containing protein, whose translation MIKTLSSRMFMALLVSCSFSAYSQLVGSDVQLWEKANPNARESARCKDESLLNFHCGIKDKLLKKYIKYSKDKSHTLSLVHASKEDEMIWEIEDKNVSLSNHAYTKGKSSKEIGKRPSIFSFTGSADLRKEKKDSLRIRFEDQSLYEMIFLPRKAKMMDLNKIHSYLSIKYGISLEKGKYYASDGKVLWDPEKHQNYRYRPTGLGRDDKNELYQKQSSNQADPFLAIGLNSVQRTNFENPSVIDNYNFAMWSDDNKEMSVKPEKDLDVLERNWEISFIGNTIPKTNYTVRIVKEKINPRAIPLSYWMLLKKDNGEIRKLQGVEQESYIIFNNIEFLDAFDSVNTAHFTFAVSPRNNKSEEINPSSGSNTGSIRNINDLSLDINKIALYPNPVKKDQNFTIVFPKMDGLVISIYDAGGRLVKLDKISNTASSYMNHLPIQTSYLINLTQNGKIIKTFKLIVD comes from the coding sequence ATGATTAAAACTTTATCCTCTAGGATGTTCATGGCATTGCTGGTGTCATGTTCATTCTCTGCGTATTCCCAACTGGTGGGTTCAGATGTCCAGTTATGGGAAAAGGCAAATCCCAATGCCCGGGAATCAGCCAGGTGCAAAGATGAAAGCCTGTTGAATTTTCATTGCGGCATCAAAGACAAGCTGCTCAAAAAGTACATTAAGTACAGTAAAGACAAGAGCCATACCTTAAGCCTTGTTCATGCATCAAAAGAAGATGAAATGATCTGGGAAATTGAAGACAAAAATGTGTCTTTAAGCAATCATGCTTATACCAAAGGTAAAAGTTCAAAGGAAATAGGCAAAAGGCCGAGTATATTTTCCTTTACTGGATCTGCAGACTTAAGAAAGGAAAAAAAAGATAGCTTAAGGATCAGATTTGAAGATCAGAGTCTTTATGAAATGATTTTTCTTCCCAGGAAAGCTAAAATGATGGATCTGAACAAAATTCACTCCTACCTTTCCATAAAATACGGGATCTCTCTGGAAAAAGGAAAGTATTATGCCAGTGATGGTAAGGTACTCTGGGATCCTGAGAAACATCAAAACTATAGGTACAGGCCGACAGGTTTGGGCAGAGATGATAAAAACGAGCTTTATCAGAAGCAGTCATCTAACCAGGCAGATCCGTTTCTTGCGATTGGTCTGAATAGTGTCCAAAGGACAAATTTTGAAAATCCTTCCGTCATTGACAACTATAATTTTGCAATGTGGTCAGATGACAATAAGGAAATGTCTGTAAAGCCGGAAAAAGATCTTGATGTTCTGGAGAGAAACTGGGAAATCAGTTTTATCGGGAATACCATTCCTAAAACAAATTATACGGTACGGATTGTCAAGGAAAAGATAAATCCACGTGCTATTCCCCTTTCTTACTGGATGTTGCTGAAAAAAGATAACGGCGAAATCAGAAAACTGCAGGGTGTTGAACAGGAAAGCTATATTATATTCAATAATATTGAATTCCTTGACGCTTTTGATTCTGTTAATACGGCGCATTTTACATTTGCAGTAAGCCCAAGAAATAATAAATCAGAAGAAATAAATCCAAGTTCAGGTTCCAATACGGGCAGTATTCGTAATATAAACGATTTGTCACTGGATATCAATAAAATTGCTCTTTACCCTAATCCTGTTAAGAAGGATCAGAATTTTACCATTGTGTTTCCTAAGATGGATGGCCTTGTAATCTCTATTTACGATGCTGGCGGAAGATTGGTGAAGCTTGATAAGATAAGCAATACAGCCAGTTCCTATATGAATCATCTGCCAATTCAGACTTCATACCTTATCAATCTTACCCAGAACGGGAAAATCATAAAAACATTCAAATTAATCGTAGATTAA
- a CDS encoding GAF domain-containing sensor histidine kinase, whose product MKKYSFPDDLIPSNDGARLSKLKQYDVVDTLSEPEFDTISSIAAEIFQAPGAFVNFVDAEKVFFKSNLSTFPTNQVHRNDSLCSLTILEDDITVFYDTHEFNELSQNPYVHTEGGIRFYAGAPIKTPEGHNIGTVCVIDDQPRNAITETQASLLKKLASLALEKLESRRMKRQMSQIVDDHLHQVTHDLLNPLTSIMISAQLIQKKAGDNEIIQKVGNSILERADFMQKSISNLLSDASLNKGEEQLSKESVKIRDLINHLYRDFKMIMEHKQQVLKIQGVTDTILHIDRKRIHNVLANLLSNASKYSPLGSVINLHYSESEKTVLFQISDKGAGIAQEEFDKLFRKFSRLSSKPTGNERSHGFGLYTVKVLTEMHGGKVWAESPGIGQGTTFFVELPRH is encoded by the coding sequence ATGAAAAAATATTCCTTTCCTGATGACCTCATCCCTTCCAATGATGGAGCAAGGCTGTCTAAATTAAAGCAGTATGATGTTGTTGATACGCTTTCGGAACCGGAATTCGATACAATTTCAAGCATTGCTGCGGAAATTTTTCAGGCTCCCGGCGCTTTTGTCAATTTTGTGGATGCGGAAAAAGTATTTTTTAAATCTAACCTGAGTACATTTCCAACCAACCAGGTGCATAGAAATGACAGCCTGTGCTCACTTACGATTCTCGAAGATGATATTACTGTATTTTATGATACACATGAGTTCAATGAGCTCAGCCAAAATCCTTACGTGCATACAGAAGGCGGCATCCGGTTTTATGCCGGGGCTCCCATAAAAACACCGGAGGGGCATAATATAGGCACTGTCTGTGTGATTGATGATCAGCCCAGGAATGCCATTACAGAAACACAGGCCTCCCTTCTGAAAAAACTGGCTTCCCTGGCTCTGGAAAAACTGGAATCCAGAAGAATGAAACGGCAGATGTCACAGATTGTTGACGACCACCTGCACCAGGTTACCCATGACCTGCTGAATCCTCTTACTTCAATCATGATTTCCGCCCAGCTGATCCAGAAAAAGGCCGGGGATAATGAGATAATTCAGAAAGTTGGCAACAGTATTCTGGAAAGAGCCGATTTCATGCAGAAAAGCATCAGCAATCTCCTGAGTGATGCTTCCCTGAATAAAGGAGAAGAGCAGTTATCCAAAGAATCTGTAAAAATCAGGGATCTGATAAACCATTTGTACCGAGACTTTAAAATGATTATGGAACATAAACAGCAGGTTTTGAAGATACAGGGCGTCACCGATACCATATTGCACATTGACCGTAAAAGGATCCATAATGTTCTGGCTAATCTTTTAAGCAATGCATCCAAGTATTCGCCTCTGGGATCTGTTATCAATCTCCACTATTCAGAATCGGAGAAAACAGTGCTTTTTCAGATCAGCGATAAAGGAGCAGGGATTGCACAGGAGGAATTTGACAAACTGTTCAGGAAATTTTCCCGCCTGTCTTCCAAACCTACAGGAAATGAACGTTCCCACGGATTCGGCCTGTACACGGTGAAAGTGCTCACTGAAATGCACGGCGGAAAAGTATGGGCAGAAAGCCCGGGAATAGGACAAGGAACTACCTTCTTTGTAGAGCTTCCTAGACACTGA